A region of Carassius auratus strain Wakin chromosome 11, ASM336829v1, whole genome shotgun sequence DNA encodes the following proteins:
- the LOC113111256 gene encoding solute carrier family 2, facilitated glucose transporter member 9-like isoform X1 produces MDTRRYTKKSMKSVLQELVAGKALIFIIVVGLGGSFQNGYHLTAISSPSPYIQSFINSSWTYHYGDVPGEKTVTFIWSTVVALYALGGLIGSITVRHLTSLLGRKGAMLLNSAIAVVPTVIMYISKPTYSFELILVARFLFGFGAGLGLNLHTIYLGESSPKKIRGMVTVTVTTFMSLGKLLGQFVGLREILGREECWNVLLCIPGFFCVVQLAILPFFPDSPRYVLIEKGNIKQCRKALQCLWGPGDYKLDIEEMLAEQAVIGEQCNKSVLDLLRDKHLHWQVLSMLVINGCIQFGGTSAITVFSFSIFLEAGIPMDKIRYVTLGIGASEVLISITCGLFIERVGRRAMMWRGFGGMSAIMVLITVTMYLKDYSSVIPYITVILIFLFFIFFGGGPAAITPSLANEIFIQSYRPAAFVFIGFLRWLLFTIFGFLFPFLIATLKSLSFVLFSCVGLIAALYVFFILPETKGKTLLEISQEFENIRVCGSSTEEVLCLETKL; encoded by the exons ATGGACACAAGAAGATACACGAAGAAAAGCATGAAGAGCGTGTTGCAGGAACTG GTCGCTGGGAAAGCACTTATCTTTATCATTGTGGTAGGATTGGGAGGATCTTTTCAAAATGGATATCATCTCACAGCAATAAGCTCTCCGTCTCCA TACATTCAGAGCTTTATTAACAGCAGCTGGACGTATCACTACGGGGATGTTCCAGGAGAGAAGACTGTCACCTTTATCTGGTCCACTGTGGTGGCTCTATACGCTTTAGGAGGTCTCATTGGCTCAATTACTGTCAGACATTTAACCAGTCTCCTGGGAAG AAAAGGAGCCATGCTGTTGAATAGTGCCATAGCAGTTGTGCCCACAGTAATCATGTATATTAGCAAACCTACATACTCATTCGAGTTGATACTTGTAGCACGCTTTCTATTTGGATTCGGAGCAG GGCTGGGTTTGAATTTACATACCATCTACCTTGGTGAGAGTTCACCGAAAAAAATCCGAGGCATGGTGACCGTCACAGTCACTACCTTTATGTCCCTTGGTAAACTATTAGGACAATTTGTTGGCCTCag GGAAATTCTTGGCCGTGAAGAGTGCTGGAACGTTCTTCTATGCATCCCAGGGTTTTTTTGTGTGGTCCAGCTGGCAATCTTGCCATTCTTCCCTGATTCTCCACGATATGTTCTGATAGAGAAAGGCAACATCAAACAGTGCAGAAAAG CACTGCAGTGTCTGTGGGGACCAGGCGATTATAAGTTGGACATAGAGGAGATGTTAGCAGAACAGGCAGTCATTGGAGAGCAGTGTAACAAGAGTGTGCTGGATCTGCTGAGAGACAAGCATCTGCACTGGCAGGTCCTTTCCATGCTGGTCATAAACGGATGCATCCAGTTCGGCGGCACCTCTGCT ATCACCGTATTCTCTTTCAGCATCTTTTTGGAAGCGGGTATTCCAATGGACAAGATCCGTTATGTCACTCTGGGCATAGGAGCATCAGAAGTCCTCATCTCCATAACCTGT GGGCTGTTTATTGAGCGTGTAGGGAGGAGAGCCATGATGTGGCGAGGGTTTGGGGGAATGTCAGCCATTATGGTATTAATCACTGTCACAATGTACCTAAAG GACTACAGCTCTGTGATTCCATACATCACTGTCATCCTGATTTTCCTGTTCTTTATTTTCTTTGGGGGAGGCCCAG CTGCAATAACTCCATCACTCGCCAACGAGATCTTCATCCAGTCATACCGCCCGGCTGCATTTGTGTTTATCGGCTTCCTGCGCTGGCTGCTATTCACAATATTTGGATTCCTCTTCCCATTCCTTATT GCCACTCTGAAGTCTCTTAGCTTTGTTCTCTTCTCCTGCGTTGGTCTGATAGCCGCTCTCTACGTCTTCTTCATCCTTCCTGAAACAAAAGGCAAAACTCTCCTTGAGATTTCCCAAGAGTTTGAGAACATCAGAGTGTGTGGATCCTCCACGGAAGAGGTCTTGTGCTTAGAGACCAAGCTGTAA
- the LOC113111256 gene encoding solute carrier family 2, facilitated glucose transporter member 9-like isoform X2, translating to MDTRRYTKKSMKSVLQELYIQSFINSSWTYHYGDVPGEKTVTFIWSTVVALYALGGLIGSITVRHLTSLLGRKGAMLLNSAIAVVPTVIMYISKPTYSFELILVARFLFGFGAGLGLNLHTIYLGESSPKKIRGMVTVTVTTFMSLGKLLGQFVGLREILGREECWNVLLCIPGFFCVVQLAILPFFPDSPRYVLIEKGNIKQCRKALQCLWGPGDYKLDIEEMLAEQAVIGEQCNKSVLDLLRDKHLHWQVLSMLVINGCIQFGGTSAITVFSFSIFLEAGIPMDKIRYVTLGIGASEVLISITCGLFIERVGRRAMMWRGFGGMSAIMVLITVTMYLKDYSSVIPYITVILIFLFFIFFGGGPAAITPSLANEIFIQSYRPAAFVFIGFLRWLLFTIFGFLFPFLIATLKSLSFVLFSCVGLIAALYVFFILPETKGKTLLEISQEFENIRVCGSSTEEVLCLETKL from the exons ATGGACACAAGAAGATACACGAAGAAAAGCATGAAGAGCGTGTTGCAGGAACTG TACATTCAGAGCTTTATTAACAGCAGCTGGACGTATCACTACGGGGATGTTCCAGGAGAGAAGACTGTCACCTTTATCTGGTCCACTGTGGTGGCTCTATACGCTTTAGGAGGTCTCATTGGCTCAATTACTGTCAGACATTTAACCAGTCTCCTGGGAAG AAAAGGAGCCATGCTGTTGAATAGTGCCATAGCAGTTGTGCCCACAGTAATCATGTATATTAGCAAACCTACATACTCATTCGAGTTGATACTTGTAGCACGCTTTCTATTTGGATTCGGAGCAG GGCTGGGTTTGAATTTACATACCATCTACCTTGGTGAGAGTTCACCGAAAAAAATCCGAGGCATGGTGACCGTCACAGTCACTACCTTTATGTCCCTTGGTAAACTATTAGGACAATTTGTTGGCCTCag GGAAATTCTTGGCCGTGAAGAGTGCTGGAACGTTCTTCTATGCATCCCAGGGTTTTTTTGTGTGGTCCAGCTGGCAATCTTGCCATTCTTCCCTGATTCTCCACGATATGTTCTGATAGAGAAAGGCAACATCAAACAGTGCAGAAAAG CACTGCAGTGTCTGTGGGGACCAGGCGATTATAAGTTGGACATAGAGGAGATGTTAGCAGAACAGGCAGTCATTGGAGAGCAGTGTAACAAGAGTGTGCTGGATCTGCTGAGAGACAAGCATCTGCACTGGCAGGTCCTTTCCATGCTGGTCATAAACGGATGCATCCAGTTCGGCGGCACCTCTGCT ATCACCGTATTCTCTTTCAGCATCTTTTTGGAAGCGGGTATTCCAATGGACAAGATCCGTTATGTCACTCTGGGCATAGGAGCATCAGAAGTCCTCATCTCCATAACCTGT GGGCTGTTTATTGAGCGTGTAGGGAGGAGAGCCATGATGTGGCGAGGGTTTGGGGGAATGTCAGCCATTATGGTATTAATCACTGTCACAATGTACCTAAAG GACTACAGCTCTGTGATTCCATACATCACTGTCATCCTGATTTTCCTGTTCTTTATTTTCTTTGGGGGAGGCCCAG CTGCAATAACTCCATCACTCGCCAACGAGATCTTCATCCAGTCATACCGCCCGGCTGCATTTGTGTTTATCGGCTTCCTGCGCTGGCTGCTATTCACAATATTTGGATTCCTCTTCCCATTCCTTATT GCCACTCTGAAGTCTCTTAGCTTTGTTCTCTTCTCCTGCGTTGGTCTGATAGCCGCTCTCTACGTCTTCTTCATCCTTCCTGAAACAAAAGGCAAAACTCTCCTTGAGATTTCCCAAGAGTTTGAGAACATCAGAGTGTGTGGATCCTCCACGGAAGAGGTCTTGTGCTTAGAGACCAAGCTGTAA
- the LOC113111255 gene encoding 26S proteasome non-ATPase regulatory subunit 6, with protein MPLENLEEEGLPKNPNLRIAQLKFLLTLNDHRQDAKVKSELMDAIKLNNMAPYYEALCKELKWPVDTDLLSKMKKANEDEVKRLDDVLEDAEKNQGESEIRDAMMAKAEYLIRIGDKEGALTAFRKTYDKTVALGHRLDIVFYLLRIGLFYMDNDLITRNTEKAKSLIEEGGDWDRRNRLKVYQGLYCVAIRDFKQAAELFLDTVSTFTSYELMDYKTFVTYTVYVCMIALKRPDLREKVIKGAEILEVLHSLPAVRQYLFSLYECRYSVFFQSLARVEQEMKQDWLFAPHYRYYVREMRILAYSQLLESYRSLTLGYMAEAFGVSTEFIDQELSRFIAAGRLHCKIDKVNEIVETNRPDSKNWQYQETIKKGDLLLNRVQKLSRVINM; from the exons ATGCCTTTGGAAAACCTGGAGGAAGAGGGTTTACCTAAAAACCCCAATCTGAGAATAGCTCAGCTGAAGTTTTTACTGACTCTGAATGATCATAGACAGGATGCTAAAGTGAAGAGCGAGCTGATGGACGCCATCAAACTCAACA ATATGGCCCCGTACTATGAAGCCCTGTGTAAAGAGCTGAAATGGCCGGTGGACACGGATCTGTTGAGTAAGATGAAGAAAGCAAATGAGGACGAAGTGAAAAGGCTGGATGATGTTTTGGAAGATGCTGAGAAGAACCAGGGAGAGAGCGAGATCAGAGATGCCATGATGGCCAAAGCTGAATATCTCATCCGCATCGGTGACAAG GAAGGGGCCCTGACCGCCTTCAGGAAGACTTATGACAAGACTGTTGCTCTTGGTCATCGCTTAGACATTGTTTTCTACCTGCTGAGGATTGGCCTGTTTTATATGGACAATGACCTCATCACCCGCAACACTGAGAAAGCCAAAAG TTTGATTGAAGAAGGTGGTGACTGGGACCGGAGGAATCGTCTGAAGGTGTATCAGGGCCTCTACTGCGTGGCCATTCGGGATTTCAAGCAGGCAGCGGAGCTCTTTCTGGATACGGTCTCCACATTCACCTCATATGAGCTTATGGACTACAAGACGTTCGTCACGtacactgtgtatgtgtgtatgatcGCTCTCAAGAGGCCGGACCTGAGAGAGAAG GTAATTAAAGGTGCTGAGATCTTGGAGGTGCTACACAGTTTACCTGCTGTCCGTCAGTACCTCTTCTCTCTCTACGAGTGCCGTTATTCTGTATTCTTTCAGTCATTAG CTCGAGTGGAACAGGAGATGAAGCAAGACTGGTTGTTTGCTCCTCATTACCGTTACTATGTCCGAGAGATGCGAATCCTGGCCTACAGCCAGCTCCTGGAATCCTACCGCTCTCTCACGCTGGGATACATGGCCGAAGCGTTCGGAGTCAGCACAGAGTTCATTGACCA GGAGCTGTCGCGATTTATCGCTGCAGGACGTTTACATTGCAAGATCGACAAAGTCAATGAGATTGTGGAAACCAACAG aCCTGATAGTAAGAACTGGCAGTACCAGGAAACCATAAAGAAGGGTGATCTCCTGCTGAACAGAGTGCAGAAGCTGTCCAGAGTGATCAACATGTAG